In Longimicrobium sp., the DNA window GCCCTGCTGCATCTGCCGCTGGCGGTGCCGCTCGGCGCCCGGCTCCTCACGAAGCCCGAAGAGCGGAGCCAGCATGATGTAGGCGACGGGGAGGATGAACAGCGCCGTCAGCCCCAGCGCGCCGAAGGCCAGCCGCCGCTGGTGAAGCATGGCGATGGGCCAGAAGTCCTGGATGATGATGCGCGTGCCGTTCAGCGCGTGGTACAGGACCGAGAAGAAGATGATGAGCTCCGCCACCCGGAAGAGCGGGCTGCGGTAGATGTCGAGGGTGTGGTCGTAGAAGTCCGG includes these proteins:
- the sdhC gene encoding succinate dehydrogenase, cytochrome b556 subunit; protein product: MATDFRNRSLAQGLRYKGSTGMWTWLLHRVTGLGILAFLIIHVADTAAVVYWPDFYDHTLDIYRSPLFRVAELIIFFSVLYHALNGTRIIIQDFWPIAMLHQRRLAFGALGLTALFILPVAYIMLAPLFGLREEPGAERHRQRQMQQGGGYEAQAAPAVAPVSMEAPR